One genomic window of Meles meles chromosome 3, mMelMel3.1 paternal haplotype, whole genome shotgun sequence includes the following:
- the LOC123938391 gene encoding olfactory receptor 2L8-like: LENINQTSTDFFFLGLFPPSRIGLFFFILSFLIFLMALFGNLSMIILILLDTHLHTPMYFLLSQLSLMDLSFISTIVPKMASDYLSGKKSISFIGCGIQSFFFITLASAEGLILASMAYDRYMAICFPLHYPIRMSKRVCVLMITGSWIMGSINSCAHTVYALHIPYCRSRTINHFFCDVPAMLTLACMDTWVYEYTVFVSTTLFLAFPFIGIACSYGRVLLAICRMQSTEGRKKAYSTCSTHLTVVTFYYAPFVYTYLRPRSFQSPREDMALAVFYTILTPMLNPIIYSLRKKEVMGALKRVILRFCYVEI; the protein is encoded by the coding sequence ttggaaaatattaaccaaacatcaactgatttcttctttttggggTTATTCCCACCATCAAGAattggcctgtttttcttcattctcagttttctcattttcctaatggctctgtttggaaacctgtccatgatcatcctcaTCCTCCTGGACACCCATcttcacacacccatgtattttctacttagtcagctCTCCCTGATGGACCTGAGCTTCATCTCCACCATTGTCCCCAAGATGgcttctgattatctctctggaaagaaatctatttctttcattGGGTGTGGAATTCAGAGTTTCTTCTTCATTACTTTAGCTAGTGCAGAAGGATTAATATTGGCCTCTATGGCCTATGATCGTTACATGGCAATTTGTTTTCCTCTCCATTATCCCATTCGTATGAGCAAAAGAGTATGTGTGTTGATGATAACAGGATCTTGGATCATGGGCTCAATCAACTCCTGTGCCCACACTGTGTATGCGCTCCATATACCCTACTGTCGATCCAGAACCAtcaatcatttcttctgtgatgtcCCTGCCATGTTGACGCTGGCCTGCATGGACACCTGGGTCTATGAATACACAGTGTTTGTGAGCACCACCCTCTTCCTTGCATTTCCTTTCATTGGCATTGCATGTTCCTATGGCCGAGTTCTCCTTGCCATCTGCCGTATGCAGTcaacagaagggagaaagaaggcctATTCGACCTGCAGTACCCACCTCACTGTGGTGACTTTTTACTATGCACCCTTTGTTTACACTTATCTACGCCCAAGATCCTTTCAATCTCCCAGAGAGGACATGGCCCTGGCCGTCTTCTATACCATCCTGACCCCAATGCTCAACCCCATAATCTACAGCCTGAGAAAAAAGGAGGTGATGGGGGCCCTGAAAAGAGTGATTCTGAGGTTCTGCTATGTAGAAATataa